A DNA window from Stutzerimonas stutzeri contains the following coding sequences:
- a CDS encoding YkvA family protein, which translates to MKAPWNLLRYLPLAQRLIKRGKIPALLLAVARKSSSKRGLLKGLRDDLALLQALCVAWWRGEYRAVSPNALIAIVAGLLYFLSPIDAIPDWLPGLGFVDDLAVLGWVMRKWSGELDAFRVWKQAQSADRQAALLRLPALDEPKAGD; encoded by the coding sequence ATGAAGGCTCCCTGGAATTTGCTCAGATATCTGCCGCTCGCCCAGAGGTTGATCAAGCGGGGGAAAATTCCCGCGTTGCTGCTCGCAGTGGCACGCAAGTCATCGTCCAAGCGAGGATTGCTAAAAGGCCTGCGAGATGATCTGGCGCTACTACAAGCGCTTTGCGTGGCATGGTGGCGTGGTGAGTATCGGGCCGTCAGCCCCAACGCGCTGATAGCGATCGTTGCGGGCCTGCTGTACTTCCTATCGCCCATCGATGCGATTCCCGATTGGCTGCCTGGCCTTGGATTTGTCGATGATCTAGCCGTACTGGGCTGGGTGATGCGCAAATGGTCCGGAGAGCTGGACGCATTCAGAGTTTGGAAACAGGCGCAATCGGCCGACCGCCAAGCCGCGCTTCTGCGATTGCCTGCGCTGGACGAGCCCAAGGCTGGCGACTAA
- a CDS encoding helix-turn-helix domain-containing protein: MNVQVIMRDGSPEYAVLPWDEYQALLNAVGVRPPTAAASVPTAGQPRPVLSQLPLLREAKGLTLEVLARSVGISPAYLGLIEAGEREPDAAIRRALARALEITGWEDDA, encoded by the coding sequence ATGAATGTTCAGGTCATCATGCGTGACGGCTCGCCGGAATACGCCGTTCTGCCATGGGACGAGTACCAGGCACTTCTCAACGCTGTCGGAGTCCGGCCTCCGACGGCCGCAGCCTCTGTGCCTACGGCTGGCCAGCCACGCCCCGTACTGAGTCAACTGCCACTCCTGCGAGAGGCCAAAGGCCTGACGCTGGAAGTATTGGCGCGCTCGGTAGGTATCAGCCCGGCGTACCTTGGGTTGATCGAGGCAGGGGAGCGCGAGCCCGATGCTGCGATTCGCCGCGCGCTGGCACGCGCGTTGGAAATCACCGGTTGGGAGGATGACGCTTGA